A window of Limanda limanda chromosome 4, fLimLim1.1, whole genome shotgun sequence genomic DNA:
TTTCCTCTATAAATAAAGACTACTATTATTTCACATGTTTGATACTAACAACATTAAAGTACTGTATTGTTTCCTAGTTTGGGACTTTAAGATTCATAATACTGGTTCTAATGTGTCCATGTATTTGATTTCTGGTACTAATGTGTCACAGTTTTGTGAGAAACATGTAGCTTTGAGAGTTTTTTTGTTGCAGGACTAGTACTAATTTGTCATAGTTTTGGTATTAATATGTCTTAGTACTAGTACTGAGGTGTCACAGGTGTCACGGTCCTCGTGTTTGGTCTTTTCTACTTTGTCCATTTTTGTAACGTGTCACAGATTAATGTGATGTGGTCGAACTAACGTGTCATAGTAAAGAGCCAGCCCACAGAGGGCTCTGTGGTGGCTGTAGAACCGGTTCTCCAGGTCGAGCCGTGTCTCGCCAATGACGTCATCGGAGCCAATGATGTCGTGGTCCATGACCATGATACTCAGCTCTGTCTCCAGTGGGAAAGATACGGTGAGTTCAAACACCCTGTAAGACAAAAGTCAGACAGTTGGACAGTGACAGGCGGTTGGACTGGTACAGGTGGGACAAACAGGTACTCACTCTCCGAACGTGGGGTTTAGCTGTTTGGGAATGTATCGATCTTTGGTGTTGAGACTCTGCTGTCCGGCTCGAATCACCAGGTATGGGTCAGCTTTACCGTTCGGGTCTGAGGGAGCCAGACTGGTGGCCTGGACACAAACAGAGACGGTAGAACACAAGGTAAGGCTCCCAGTGAAAAACACAGTACCATCAGGGTTAAAGGGAAAAACTGGCTCCTTTGTAGAAGCCAACTCTCATATTTATGCACATAATTTAATTTCTTGAATGAAACAACAATGTAAAGCAGGCTAAAAAAGATTTTACACAATAAATAGGGTCAACCAGAAAACATGATGCATAAAATGTGCAAAGCACAAGTAACTAAGACAAAGACAAGCGGTGGTAAACAGAAGGACAAGTACCTTAATGATGTAGACTCGGACTAAGACTTTGATGGGTGCATTTTTGGGGATTCCATCTGTGATCTGACACTTGGTGTTGTCTTGATCTTCTAAATCAATCGGATAAACCAAGAAAGAGccctgaggacagagaggacagagtaATGAACACCTGGTATCAGAGTAACAGACAGAAAGACTAGAACCTCTCCGTCCACGGTACCTTGAATTTTCCCATCAACCGCTCTTCTTCGTCCTCAGCCTCGTCCTCAGCGCTCGCTTTGCCTTTGTACAGCGGGAAGATCTGCAGCCAGTCCTGGAACTGACTGAACTCTGACTCCAGATCACTTCCATAGAGCTAagcccacatacacacacacacagacatacacacacacacacaggaggattACATTTCTGTCTTTATGCATTCACCTTACCTGGGACGAGAATTAGACTGGTATTAAATCATATTTCCCATCTAATTCAGTGTTTTTCTCCCGCTGACGTCATCTCAGCCTGAACTGTAAACTGTCaatcacagtgatgtcacacacCTGCAGTGTGGCGATGGGCTTGCGTTTGGGAGGTTCGATCTCAATCACcacaacttcctcctcctcttcctcttcgatGTTGGCCATGGTCAGATTCGCTCCATCTGAAAGAAATCTGTAAGTTAACGATTATGGCCTATAAGGAAGCAACATcacaaaatattgaaaataaatacatagattTGTATCTGTACCTCCATCTGCTTGATCCTCCATCTCCTGTTCCTCAACAGCCTGCAGACAATCAAGAGACATTCTGAGTAAAAATCTGAATGATAAGTGTAATTTTTCTCTTCCCTTCAAATtgtaatgtgtatttttgcatATGTTCTATGTAAAGGAACTCCATCTTAAAGTGAAGCCTGTTGTTGATCTTTCTAAAATGAATTATCTGGTAATCATGTCACAATAAGGGccatttaaatacatataatacatattacccaacagtaaaataaatacacaacatcaCCAAAAATCTACAATATGTTCATACTTTACACCACAAGaaccaaataaataataaatacagttttttgtttatttccctATAATTTcttcttatatatattttttcatgttttcttttttgttcttttattaaatatatatttttttatatttacagaaaggcaaattaaaaacatgtgtgtggagtctcacctgtctctccagCTCGTCCACTGAAGCATAATATTTCGACCACCAGTCCAACTCCTCCTTCTCTGGTAGCTCCTCTTCCAacacctctttctttttcctaaaTTTCTTCAGATGCGACTGAGACAGCGGGAAAAACGTCAACATCAACACAATCTTTCATCTCACATGGTTCAAATCTGGTTTAAATTTCAGTTCAGGTGTATTTTTAGGAGAATGTGAACGAGGTCAATCAACATACGGGAACCAGCCTCATGGGGTTGAAGGGAATCTTGGACTGTTTGATTGTCAGGGTGCTGAGTCCCATCTTCTTCACTGTGGACAGAGTGTTGGAGTTCCCTGTGTTCCGCCTCACCGCTGGTAAGGAAAACAGTGTCCATTTAAACTTCAGAAAATAAGTCAACCACAAGCTCCTTATCATCAAATTGACTCTAAATGGGACCATCATTTACTAAATGAACATAATGCTTCAGTTTCTGGACCCagagtctacgtccatttttATGTAAGTCTGTCAATGGGTAGTTCTTACCTTTTGGTTGAGGCtcgtcatcttcctcctcttgccccccccccagctcagGTGGGGCATAATACATGAGACTCTGGACCACGTAGGACCCAACTAGAGCAAGTCGACCGAAGGCTCGATGCTCAACCACAAACACTgtcagaggaggatggaggtagGCCTGTTCCGGCAGGTCCTGATtggaacagacagacagaaaaacaatagGGAGGACGTTAGCTGTATGCTTGCAATGGATACACAGAGTGTGCCCCCAAAGTATCCAGTGAAAGAAGACGTATGTCTTCAACCTAACTGATGTCAATAACCATCAGTAATGACAACAAACTGACCACATCAATGTAGCGGACCAGCTCTTTAAAGTTGGGGTGAGTCTTGTAGTTCTCGACTTCTTCCGACTCCAGCTGTCGTCCCGCACACTCCACCCTCACCAGGGGGCGCTCCACCTCAAACAGCTGCACCCTCTTCAGCTCCCGCAGACCCCAGAACAGCACCTGAGCACAAATGCACACCTATAAGTCTGCTGTCCCATAACACTAATACACAATAGTGTGAGTTTACATGTGTGAGACCTCTATCCTGAAGGTCTTCAGAACAGGTCGGACTCCTTCTGGGATGATGTAATATTTCTCCTCCTTAATGTAGGTCAATTCCTCAGGGTCTACACTGCTGGGGAGGCAGGGCTGCAGGGGCGAGATGAGAGTTTAGTTCACTGTCTGGAATTAGTTcaattatattgtgtttttgttaataACGTGACACTTTTTCTTATTCCAGACCTGGAGTCTACTTCAATTTTTATACACAGCCTATGGAAGAGAGAGACACTAAGcaattgatttattgattaacAGGTGTCACCTCTCCAAACCCAGAGTAGTCCAGCTCGATGAGCTCGAAGGCTGCCAACAGCTCGCCGGCCGGGGCCCTTCCAAAGTTGATGTCAAAGAAACGGAGGTTGGGCCTCTTGTAGAACTGCTCCACAGGTTTAAACTCTGGCTCTGCAAACGCCCGACCCAGCGGCTTCGGACCaccctacacaaacacaataacacagagGCTGTTTTATCAGTATTTCGTCAATCAATGTTTCGTAACAATactaagaagaagaagaagaagaagaaggtcaaGTGTCACCATTGAGTCATAGTCAAAGACGTTGATGGTGATGAGGGGCGGGTCTCGTTGGAGCTCCTCCCGCGTTCCTTCCAGCAGGACTCTGTCGaacaacaaacactcacaccAGGCTGGAGAGAGCGTGTCAGGCaacatctgaaaacacacacaggtaaacacaaacacagggaatAAGTATAAAATATCTTTGTGTTGATTGTCGATTGGGACGATTGTATCATTGTACTTACCCTGGTGACCTGGCACTGGGTAGAGAAAAGGACCTTGGCGAAGGGATCTGACAGGCCGTTGTCATCAGCTGCAATTAGGCCACGCCCCTGGTACAGGTGACATCGTAGTTGGAAGTACCTGCTATCTGCAAAGAATAAGATCTACTTTCACCGATGATGAGTCGATCGAAGACGTAATGCAAGTCTTGGTATTGTTTTTacaaaacagacaacacaagaaatatcatcatcatcctcctgctGGAGGTCAGATGACTCACCCTGGCAGGACAAACTAACAGGAAGTTTCCTCCTCCCAGCAGTGACAaggctcctctgctcctccgcctcctcctcataGACCGGCAGGAACTCGTCCGGTAAGCTGGTGGTTGCCTCTTTACTGTACTTGGATGGACCAAGCCACAGGTAAACCTCAAGCTTAGCAAAGATCTCCCTTGCTGAACTTCCTGGAGACTGAAAGAatggacagaaacacagactaATGATGAACAATGAACATCATTTATGATTTTAGAAAAAGAACGATGATCGTCAGCAATGACTTTTAGAACTATATGTGTCATGGATGATTTAGAGACAGAACACAAGGGGCCTTGATCATTTTAGATACCTTCATGTACAGGGTGGTGACTCGGCCACAGTCTCgtcccctctgctcctccaccaaTGAGAAAAAGATGGAGTGGGCCGGGATCCTGACGTAAGCCAATCGCTTGCTTCCACTCAGTAACCACAGAAACGCGTCCGGGATGGTATTCTGGGGCTGGAAATAGTGTAGTTTGGGGGTTGGGAGGTCAGACCTCAAACATGTTACATATTGCAACCTTTGCTATCTTTATGGTGACCTATGGTGATCTCTCTCTGACCTCTTTAGCCAGAAGGCGGAGCTTCTTCAGGAGTTTCCTGGTATCCATCAATCGCTGCTTGGCCAACCGCCTGGTTATCCTACGTCTGGCCCGCACTGCCAGTCTGGCCAGCAGGATCTGGAGACAGTCAGCCATTCAGTTAGTAGGTAGTTATACAGTATAGGGACAggtacacagagagagagagagagagagagagagagagagagagagagagagagagagagagagagagagagagagagagagagagagagagagagagagagagcgagagagagagagagagagagagagagagagagagagagagatgaggctCACCAAATTCTTCTTGATGAACTCCTTCCTGCATCTGTCAAGGTTGTTGGGACGACATTGAGACTTCCTTTCTGCGAAAACAGTAAACTGCCTGCAGGGAGACAAACCGACAAGAAGATAAAAAGGAATAAAGGAAGGGAGACAGACAGCGATAAGGACAGACAGGGGTACAGCCAGTTACGTAGTTGTGGGGACAAATCAAACTATTCTGTATGAAAGGGAACTGACTTGCAGGAGGCCAAGAGTTCCAGGATCACCGCCACCAAACGTTCTTTCGCATTACTCTTCGGCCTCCTCAGGAGTCGTTCCACCTCATCAAGACCATTCTCCTACGGGGCAGGGGAGAAGACATGACCACAGTTTAGACACATCACATTCTGTATTATTTGTCAAAGAAATTTATAATTTGTGCCTTACCAGCCTGTCGGCCATCTTGCTAAGCCAGTTTGCCTGATTGAGACGAAAGCTGTGATCTTCAAACTGACTCCAGACAAACAGACACGGCTTCTGTTTCAtggaggaaggatggaggggaATACACTGGTATGACCTGAGATACAGACAAAGAAGTAGTTGGCAATATTGTGCAGTATTTTTCTCTCCAAGAATTGCTACCATATTATGGTGAATGGCATTGGCAACACAGTGGTCAAACCATTGggatcagacaaacaaacaacccttTGAAGGACTTTCAATTGGCCTCACAGAAGTCCTGGCAAACTGTATGACAATGCAAGAAGGAGAGGCAGGGCTTAACACGTGGGAAGCAGACTACTGACCTAGAATGAAGATACTGTTGGTGAGGGGAACAGAAAGCTTTGAGAAGCTCTTAAACCTTACTGATATGCCATTTGTGGACGAAGCAGGGTTTGAGGACCAAGGTAGATATTGGAGAGACTATCCCATCTGGTCTGGGAATAACCAGACGGTGCTTGGGAAGAAGAATAAATGGGCTTCTTTATTTGGCATGCTGTCCCAGGGCTTACCTTGAACAAGTGGCAGAAAATTGGAAGGTGGATGGTGATGTTAGTTCTACCTACCTAGGCACAGGGGGGCATAAAGGCAACTTTGATCTTCCTAGGTAAGAGCAATGCAAGAACATCTATGAAATAAGTTACAAGATAAAGTGCACAGATAAGGGATTCTGCAGCCACTTCATGGATCCTGGCCATGAGAGACTCTTTCCCATTTGGCCAAGAAGTCTTAAGGTTTCACACAGGAGCAGTTGAAGGAGGTGGCTGAGGAGCTTATTCAAGCAACCTTAGGTTGTCTCCTGATCCTGCCCCCATGAAGGTGAAGAGGTTATTTACTTGTTATACTCAGTAGCCTCGGGTCTCATAGGAGTGGACAATGATCTGTTCTCAGGTTCCAGATTCAGAATCTCCTCCCTGTCGagctcctcctctgactccagcAGACCCTGTGCTTCCTCACTCAGATCCTCCCTGCTACTCCTtagctcctctctgctccttctcAGTTCCTCCCTGCTCTGGCTCTTCTTCGATCTCCGGACCCCCACTGCTTTCCCATTATTCCCTGTGAGAAACAGAACAGCTGGGGAAGCTCAGGAGTTTGATGGCAATACAACTCCACATCTTAACGGTGGATGTATAATCCATGTGTCTGTGATAAAATGGTTCTCACAACCAGGGTTATAGAATACACTTTTTACCTATGGAGAGTTCAAACGTCAGTGGTTTGGTTCCTACAGACGAGTTTATCATTGTGACTTCAAACAGAGATGCAAACAGCAGAAAATCCTCCCTTTCCCCCAGGAAACCCTGAggatgaaaaacaaagacaaatatgagAGATGCAGGACGTCACACTCTCAAAAAGATGAGCCAAAACTAAAGTAAGAAAGACGAGCAGGGAAAGCAAATAGATATTGAAAGTCTGGAACAACGCCATACAGAAGAAATATTTGATAGTGAATGTTCATAAACAGAAATGGTGCCGGTGATGAAGGCACTGACCTCAGGGAGAGGGTGGACATCCTCAGTCTCCACAGTAACAGACTCTGGTACCTCAACTCCTGCATCTCCTGACTCACTGAGAAATCCACTGGCAGCTGTGGATGCTATGACAAAAACAAGCAATTGGTGTTCCTGCTCACAGCATTGTTTCATGATATAGTTCTGAAAAATAATGGCATTTGCAGTGTCCTGGACCTGTCTGTGTACTGAACTGGGCCCAAGTGAAAACGTGTCTCATCATCAAGTGAGAGGTTCTCTTTGAATCACTGACCTtcattcttctccttcttcttgctgctcctcttcctcttcagtcCAAGCTTCCCCAATTTTCCTTTCACCTTTcgaaaaacagaaatatgagCCCATGAGGTTAGACATCAGAAGAGTTCAGGTGAGTCTTGATAAGGCCACACAGGATTTCATTAGCTATTGTAACAACATAGGTAATCACATCCTGACTCTGAGGTGTTGTAATTGTACACAGGGTGTACTGTTATAGAAGAAATGGAGGAAGTGGCCACCTTTCCCAGGGAGGCTGAGCCTGTATCTGCTATGGCAGCGGCCGGTGAGGCGTAGACCTCCACACTGAGGCCGAGGAGGATTCGACCACGATAAAAGATTCCTTCGCCGAGACCCTGGTTCAAAGCCTGGATGAAAAACAAGCATTAGCCAAATTATGGTTTGTTGGGGCAATGTGCCAGACTCTCTCTGTATATGCAATGATTCAGAGTCTTTGTTGGATTCCTGGAAATAGAACACCAAGACTTTTTTACCCAACCCTACATGAAAGTGAAGATGTGTCTTTCTTTAAATGTTGAGTTTGTTTTACCTGGTGGACGTCTCCAAGGGTGGAGTTCTGCGGAGAACCATACAAGTTGACCCAACTGGGCCCAAAGGTGGGGTTAAAGCCTGAAGtcaaaagaaagacagacattcCCCTGTTAAGTCAGGCGATACGCGATATGTAAAGGTTACTCTCTCCATGTAAAATGCTGATTATACCGTTCCTGGTGGGGTCAGAAATCTgttgcagatccaggaagtGTGTTGCCAGGGCGATGTCTCCCATTTTGGCGTCATCAAGGACTTGGACTCTGATTCGTTGCGCCAGAGGAGGAAACTGTTCGATAAAGTTGATCTCCTCGTTCCAAACTGGACAACTGGTGGCGCTGCCGACTGATGTCTCCCCCTGGATTCATAAATACACATAGAAAGACAAAGAGCcctttttaacatttcaggAACTATGGAACTAAGTAAGCTAAACTCAGGAACTATCCTCAGAGCAAACAATTCCATTTGTACAATAAGGTTCTTTCTCAACCACTCAACTTGTGCTTCCTCCCACTGAGGGCGGAAGCACTAGTCATTTTCACGTTCTATGGGGTATGAGCAAACAGCTTCACAAGACCTTGTGGCAGGACTGACCAGCAATGCATAACGGGaaagttaaaaatgtaaaaaaaatgttaaaaatcgTTTGTTTGAGTTGTGCATATTTTGGCCTTTGGAGTAAAGGGTATTGTAAGAACATTTGTACAAAAGTACCTTTTGTCCTGAAAAGGTCACTTGTACATAAGGGTCAATGAAGACTGTCCGGTCAGTGACTTTGGACATCTTGGCCATTAGACCCGAGTCCATGGTGGGCAGACCCTCGGCCCTGTAAATACGAACACGGAAACGAGCCCACGGACGCTCAGAAGCCATACCCCGAGGGAGCAGCAGGTTCCTGCAAGAATAACAACAGCAGTCAACAACAGTAACTGTGTTCATGACTTTTATCATCACAtctgtttttagatttttgtgtTGTAAGATGATGAttaatgtaatatttgaatactGCACATGCAGTACTATACGATGCAAATACTACTGACTTCTCGATATCCTCACTGGCTCCCGACGTGGAGCTTGGCAGCAGACTGGGCATGTTCAGAGCATCTCCCTTCATAAACACACTGATGCTAGCCTTGACGTAACCCTTGATCCCTGACCTGGTGTCTGCCGGGTCAGTGAGAGGTGCCCACTTCTGGTAGAAGCGGTGATCTGGAAAAACGCAGAGATGTCATAGGTCAGTGAGTACCGCAGTATTTGTAGTATTACCGCAGTATTCAGAGTACCCAGGATGTGAGCGGTACTTGTACCTGGTTGGTTGTAAACGGTGGAGATGTCAATTTTAAATGTTCCAATGTGGGTCATCAGGAAGGCCAGAGTCCTTCTGTGGAACACCTGAGAGGAGGTGACATCACAGGTGTTCAGTTGGATCATGCTCAGAtctgtcaccatggtaacagcagTAGGAACATGAGTAAGGACAAAACAACCGACCTTTATCTCTATGACTTTATCAAAGAGGATCTGTGGAGCCTCCTGAAACTCAAACTGGAAGTTCTGAAAGAGGATGAGAGGGAAACAGCTGTATTCATTTCACTACACTGTACTTTTTGTGATTTGCTGTATTCTACTGTATGGGATCGTGTTGTTGAGTAATCAAAGTGTACTCTCCACTCTGCGGTACCTCATTGTAGAACGGGCAGTTGGTCGATTTCTGCTTCGCTGTGTGTCTTTTCTGACCTTCCACTCTGATGAAAActgcaggactgatgtttactccAACCAACTTCTGAGCCTCCAGGATGTTTACAtttacctgcacacacacacacacacacacacacacacacacacacacacacacacacacacacacacacacacacacacacacacacacacaaaaacacacacacacacacactcacacaaagagtTAGGTATTTACACATTCAGCAGTTCAGAGTCATCAGGGGGAAGTTAAATGTTTACCAGCCTGTTTTTAACTGTGTCTATTCTCTGTTAACTACATGTTGGAATgaaaatggatggattgatggatggatggatggatggatggagggatagacGGCCTCACCTGGAAGCTCTGTACTCTGGGTGTTCCTGCAACAACACTTCTGGACAGCGGCCTACAccgactacacacacacacacacacacagataaacacattgTTAACTACCCCCAGGTGAGTTTGTGATGAGTTGATAACACACAGGTAAAGATCCAGCCCGGTGATCAGACCTCAGCAGAGGAGTGATAATGATGTTGGAGGTATCCAGGTCATCGTCACAATCGTTATCGTCGTCGTCGTCATCATCTCCGGTCATCACCAGGCTTCGGCCCAGACGTCGGGCCTCCCGCTCCAGCGGATCCGGTCGAAAAGAAGTCCTCTGactgacaggagagagagatttgCTGCGCtttgttttatctatttatctttccGCCTTCGGTACAAACATTCACGCAGATTCAAAGATGAAACGATTCAATTTTGGTGGTTGTGAACGTGATATCCGAGAGACATCTCCAtaaaatcctttcaaa
This region includes:
- the fer1l4 gene encoding fer-1-like protein 4, yielding MSISVNLGRISNLPGRSDRKVELCFRGFIQKSRVLQSESVAIFDEYFRWPHYGKVVKDEVLSVSVYNCSKVFSNRLLGKLVVSLQHVVTSGRLLLREPLTDAKFSLTDIYIELDINYHPLEGSAGGWVGIDFLDDEEKDESVYIIRNEGFDDPESQRTSFRPDPLEREARRLGRSLVMTGDDDDDDDNDCDDDLDTSNIIITPLLSRCRPLSRSVVAGTPRVQSFQVNVNILEAQKLVGVNISPAVFIRVEGQKRHTAKQKSTNCPFYNENFQFEFQEAPQILFDKVIEIKVFHRRTLAFLMTHIGTFKIDISTVYNQPDHRFYQKWAPLTDPADTRSGIKGYVKASISVFMKGDALNMPSLLPSSTSGASEDIEKNLLLPRGMASERPWARFRVRIYRAEGLPTMDSGLMAKMSKVTDRTVFIDPYVQVTFSGQKGETSVGSATSCPVWNEEINFIEQFPPLAQRIRVQVLDDAKMGDIALATHFLDLQQISDPTRNGFNPTFGPSWVNLYGSPQNSTLGDVHQALNQGLGEGIFYRGRILLGLSVEVYASPAAAIADTGSASLGKVKGKLGKLGLKRKRSSKKKEKNEASTAASGFLSESGDAGVEVPESVTVETEDVHPLPEGFLGEREDFLLFASLFEVTMINSSVGTKPLTFELSIGNNGKAVGVRRSKKSQSREELRRSREELRSSREDLSEEAQGLLESEEELDREEILNLEPENRSLSTPMRPEATEYNKSYQCIPLHPSSMKQKPCLFVWSQFEDHSFRLNQANWLSKMADRLENGLDEVERLLRRPKSNAKERLVAVILELLASCKQFTVFAERKSQCRPNNLDRCRKEFIKKNLILLARLAVRARRRITRRLAKQRLMDTRKLLKKLRLLAKEPQNTIPDAFLWLLSGSKRLAYVRIPAHSIFFSLVEEQRGRDCGRVTTLYMKSPGSSAREIFAKLEVYLWLGPSKYSKEATTSLPDEFLPVYEEEAEEQRSLVTAGRRKLPVSLSCQDSRYFQLRCHLYQGRGLIAADDNGLSDPFAKVLFSTQCQVTRMLPDTLSPAWCECLLFDRVLLEGTREELQRDPPLITINVFDYDSMGGPKPLGRAFAEPEFKPVEQFYKRPNLRFFDINFGRAPAGELLAAFELIELDYSGFGEPCLPSSVDPEELTYIKEEKYYIIPEGVRPVLKTFRIEVLFWGLRELKRVQLFEVERPLVRVECAGRQLESEEVENYKTHPNFKELVRYIDVDLPEQAYLHPPLTVFVVEHRAFGRLALVGSYVVQSLMYYAPPELGGGQEEEDDEPQPKAVRRNTGNSNTLSTVKKMGLSTLTIKQSKIPFNPMRLVPSHLKKFRKKKEVLEEELPEKEELDWWSKYYASVDELERQAVEEQEMEDQADGDGANLTMANIEEEEEEEVVVIEIEPPKRKPIATLQLYGSDLESEFSQFQDWLQIFPLYKGKASAEDEAEDEEERLMGKFKGSFLVYPIDLEDQDNTKCQITDGIPKNAPIKVLVRVYIIKATSLAPSDPNGKADPYLVIRAGQQSLNTKDRYIPKQLNPTFGEVFELTVSFPLETELSIMVMDHDIIGSDDVIGETRLDLENRFYSHHRALCGLALYYDTDGYNIWRDAKKPSAILAELCRENGIPSPEYRTSQVKVLNRIFKIPPDAVPEDLLKKNELSPEEQAEIEEHSALSVLQRWGEMGEFLPGAKRLVPEHVEVRSLLNPDKPGLPQGYLHMWVDLFPTDVPAPPPVDIKPRLPEQYELRVTIWNTDDVFLDDVNLFTGDLSSDIYVKGWIKGMDGEKQETDVHFNSLTGEGNFNWRFLFRFDYLPTEKEVVFKKKESFFSLKESEFRQPAVLTLQVWDYDRIGANDFLGSIELRLSDMVRAAKSSSQCSIDMAKDRASPRFSIFRAKKMKGWWPLTRQKTAKDFEKEEKEKEEAKKKGKKKKKKKNKDRRSNLKPEQLQYIDSSGNTFLLMGKVEAELQLVTLEQAEANPVGRARKEPEPLDKPNRPTTSFNWFINPMKTFIFLIWKKFKKYIIALIILAILGMFLALIFYTLPQQISALVMNG